The Myxococcota bacterium genome has a segment encoding these proteins:
- a CDS encoding prepilin-type N-terminal cleavage/methylation domain-containing protein produces MRSPSTAPARSRRARGFTFIEVMVAVAIVGVLASIAGSSYAKYVEKAKVARAIAEMQGIAKHLDAAVVDDGGPPASLADLAIPIPPDPWGHPYEYLQIAGNLPPGMSAIDDDGLPDVAAPPAGTGGGSGGAQGGGGGGAPAIAAARKDRFLVPINSDYDLYSRGADGLTRPQLHDADSQDDVIRGANGSYYGLAEGF; encoded by the coding sequence ATGCGCTCGCCTAGCACCGCGCCGGCGCGATCGCGGCGCGCGCGCGGCTTCACCTTCATCGAGGTGATGGTCGCCGTGGCGATCGTCGGCGTGCTCGCATCGATCGCCGGCTCGAGCTACGCGAAGTACGTCGAGAAGGCGAAGGTGGCGCGCGCGATCGCCGAGATGCAGGGCATCGCGAAGCACCTCGACGCGGCCGTCGTCGACGACGGCGGGCCGCCCGCCTCGCTCGCCGACCTCGCGATCCCCATCCCGCCCGATCCGTGGGGCCACCCGTACGAGTACCTCCAGATCGCGGGAAACCTGCCGCCCGGCATGTCGGCGATCGACGACGACGGGCTCCCCGACGTGGCGGCGCCGCCGGCGGGAACCGGGGGTGGATCGGGGGGAGCGCAGGGCGGCGGCGGCGGCGGGGCTCCCGCGATCGCCGCGGCGCGCAAGGACCGCTTCCTCGTCCCGATCAACTCGGACTACGACCTCTACAGCCGCGGCGCCGACGGGCTCACGCGCCCGCAGCTCCACGACGCGGACTCCCAGGACGACGTGATCCGCGGCGCGAACGGCAGCTACTACGGGCTCGCCGAGGGGTTCTGA
- a CDS encoding serine/threonine protein kinase codes for MATRESPNESFFRLSPDRVLEAVEAGGFRPTGHCFALNALENRVYDLRLEDGAHLVAKFYRPGRWSREAILDEHRMLFALRDAEIPVCVPLPFADGDTLHEVAGIHYAVWPRTGGRSPDELSDAEVAVLGRLLARIHSAGEALALAHRRTLTSESVVGEALAVLEGGGFLPPHCRRRYVAAAREVAAVYDERSRGIAVHPIHGDCHAGNLLHGDDGWFFLDFDDMVHGPAVQDVWMLLPGRDAAAERQRERLVDAYREFRPFDPRSFELIEPLRAFRFVFYAAWIAKRWGDPSFPDAFPHFGTDEYWENETRDLEEQLARIASHDEPPAPGSGDDGSASRDEVHEGGLTNKDFFWDL; via the coding sequence GTGGCGACGCGCGAGAGCCCGAACGAGTCGTTCTTCCGTCTGTCGCCCGACCGCGTCCTCGAGGCGGTCGAGGCGGGCGGCTTCCGTCCCACCGGTCACTGCTTCGCGCTGAACGCGCTCGAGAACCGCGTCTACGACCTGCGCCTCGAGGACGGCGCGCACCTCGTGGCCAAGTTCTATCGGCCGGGGCGCTGGAGTCGTGAGGCGATCCTCGACGAGCACCGCATGCTCTTCGCCCTGCGCGACGCCGAGATTCCGGTGTGCGTGCCGCTGCCGTTCGCGGACGGCGACACGCTCCACGAGGTCGCGGGCATCCACTACGCCGTCTGGCCGCGCACGGGCGGCCGCTCGCCCGACGAGCTCTCGGACGCCGAGGTCGCCGTGCTCGGGCGGCTGCTCGCGCGCATCCACTCCGCGGGCGAGGCGCTCGCGCTCGCGCACCGGCGCACGCTGACGTCCGAGTCCGTCGTGGGCGAGGCGCTCGCCGTGCTCGAGGGCGGCGGCTTCCTGCCGCCGCACTGCCGGCGACGCTATGTCGCCGCCGCGCGCGAGGTGGCGGCCGTGTACGACGAGCGCAGCCGCGGGATCGCCGTGCACCCGATCCACGGCGACTGCCACGCCGGCAACCTGCTGCACGGCGACGACGGCTGGTTCTTCCTCGACTTCGACGACATGGTGCACGGCCCGGCCGTGCAGGACGTGTGGATGCTGCTGCCGGGGCGCGACGCCGCCGCCGAGCGACAGCGCGAGCGGCTCGTCGACGCGTACCGCGAGTTCCGCCCGTTCGACCCGCGGAGCTTCGAGCTGATCGAGCCCCTGCGCGCCTTCCGCTTCGTCTTCTACGCGGCGTGGATCGCGAAGCGCTGGGGCGACCCGAGCTTCCCCGACGCGTTCCCGCACTTCGGCACCGACGAATACTGGGAGAACGAGACGCGCGACCTCGAGGAGCAGCTCGCGCGCATCGCGTCGCACGACGAGCCGCCCGCGCCGGGGAGCGGCGACGATGGTTCCGCCTCGCGCGACGAGGTCCACGAGGGCGGGCTGACGAACAAGGACTTCTTCTGGGATCTGTGA
- a CDS encoding sulfatase-like hydrolase/transferase, producing the protein MEPARLRAASVVAALAAAVALGAGCADAPPPRPSFLLVTTSALPTASLACYGAPGGAGGAICGLGDRGARFVWAFTPSPATAPAAASLLTSQRPSEHGVHASAATFLRSGATTLASVLAREGYATAAFVAVPDVNRSRNLQQGFEVYDAPPPAGAASAAARAADAAYAWLGDRERARPFLVWVHFPSASAAGATAPPLYGLGLDDLDGYVRMLVARAQETAGEAGVGIAFAALAGADLASDGGAGGDVAPLALERVHVPLLWTPPGGVVPQVARAPVPLLDLAPTIVAAAGFSPPESFEGEGLRVGPLPPTAPRPARPLLLEDDREIGVVLSRRYYARARDGVVARTALLPDEGPPPRSSAISPNAEEVAEHEDLLRSASASAPLWRNGHSAGGERAFPPAASGTASR; encoded by the coding sequence GTGGAACCGGCCCGCCTCCGCGCCGCCTCGGTGGTCGCCGCGCTCGCCGCCGCCGTCGCGCTCGGCGCGGGCTGCGCGGACGCCCCGCCGCCGCGTCCCTCGTTCCTGCTCGTCACCACGAGCGCGCTCCCGACCGCGAGCCTCGCCTGCTACGGCGCGCCCGGCGGCGCGGGCGGCGCGATCTGCGGGCTCGGCGACCGCGGAGCGCGCTTCGTGTGGGCGTTCACGCCATCGCCCGCGACGGCGCCGGCCGCGGCCTCGCTCCTCACGTCGCAGCGGCCGTCCGAGCACGGCGTCCACGCCTCGGCCGCGACCTTCCTGCGCTCGGGCGCGACGACGCTCGCGAGCGTGCTCGCGCGCGAGGGCTACGCGACGGCGGCGTTCGTCGCCGTCCCCGACGTGAACCGCTCGCGCAACCTGCAGCAGGGCTTCGAGGTCTACGACGCACCGCCGCCCGCCGGCGCGGCGTCGGCCGCGGCGCGCGCGGCCGACGCCGCGTATGCGTGGCTCGGCGATCGCGAGCGCGCGCGGCCCTTCCTCGTGTGGGTGCACTTCCCGTCCGCTTCGGCGGCGGGCGCGACGGCGCCGCCGCTCTACGGGCTCGGGCTCGACGACCTCGACGGCTACGTGCGCATGCTCGTCGCGCGCGCGCAGGAGACGGCGGGCGAGGCCGGCGTCGGCATCGCATTCGCCGCGCTCGCGGGCGCCGACCTCGCCTCCGATGGCGGCGCGGGCGGCGACGTCGCGCCGCTCGCGCTCGAGCGCGTGCACGTGCCGCTCCTGTGGACGCCTCCGGGCGGCGTCGTGCCGCAGGTCGCGCGCGCGCCCGTCCCGCTGCTCGACCTGGCGCCCACGATCGTGGCCGCGGCGGGCTTCTCGCCGCCCGAGTCGTTCGAGGGCGAGGGGCTGCGCGTCGGGCCGCTTCCGCCGACGGCACCCCGGCCGGCGCGCCCGCTGCTCCTCGAGGACGACCGCGAGATCGGCGTCGTGCTGAGCCGCCGCTACTACGCGCGGGCGCGCGACGGCGTCGTCGCGCGCACCGCCCTGCTGCCCGACGAGGGCCCGCCGCCGCGGTCGTCGGCGATCTCGCCGAACGCCGAGGAGGTCGCCGAGCACGAGGACCTGCTCCGGTCCGCGAGCGCCTCGGCCCCGCTGTGGCGGAACGGGCATTCCGCAGGAGGGGAACGCGCGTTCCCACCGGCCGCGAGCGGAACGGCGTCTCGCTGA
- a CDS encoding elongation factor P hydroxylase has protein sequence MADRPAPARSPATPPAHDARALERLFAACFRAAHATVLEGGGAEPLYVPSPDPTRAPHRIVYREDYFASALHEVAHWCIAGRARRALEDYGYWYEPDGRDAARQRAFERVEARPQALESIFAEACGFAFHPSADNLERGAAASAAFERALARERARLAARGLPPRARRFRDALASWRAGR, from the coding sequence ATGGCCGACCGCCCCGCACCCGCGCGCTCGCCCGCGACGCCGCCCGCCCACGACGCGCGCGCGCTCGAGCGTCTCTTCGCCGCGTGCTTCCGCGCCGCGCACGCGACGGTGCTCGAAGGCGGCGGCGCGGAGCCGCTCTACGTGCCGTCGCCCGACCCGACGCGCGCGCCGCACCGCATCGTCTACCGCGAGGACTACTTCGCGAGCGCGCTGCACGAGGTCGCGCACTGGTGCATCGCGGGCCGCGCGCGGCGCGCGCTCGAGGACTACGGCTACTGGTACGAGCCCGACGGCCGCGACGCCGCACGGCAGCGCGCGTTCGAGCGCGTCGAGGCGCGCCCGCAGGCGCTCGAGTCGATCTTCGCCGAGGCGTGCGGGTTCGCGTTCCATCCGAGCGCCGACAACCTCGAGCGCGGCGCCGCCGCGAGCGCGGCGTTCGAGCGCGCGCTCGCCCGCGAGCGAGCACGGCTCGCCGCGCGCGGCCTCCCGCCGCGCGCGCGCCGGTTCCGCGACGCGCTCGCGAGCTGGCGCGCCGGGCGCTGA
- a CDS encoding VOC family protein codes for MPAPADARAADAPVHLAALHIAARDRDAARTDLERLLGIAPGAALEVGGVALELVAVGSEAAEGLVGMALCAADAPALRARLAAAGVALVESGVPGADGARLDPRSTRGLAIWLREGRPASPRAPAATSSRARPRRLDHVVVATDDHAAALALYRDALGLRLALDRRFPERGLRILFLQAGEGDRRVTLEVAGPIDARGGGAGTDRFGGLAWRADDVEAWRERLASEGFPVSALRRGFKPGTRVATVTARTAGVPTLLIGDAPRGDAPDGDAPRGDAAGAR; via the coding sequence ATGCCGGCTCCCGCCGACGCTCGCGCCGCCGACGCGCCCGTCCACCTCGCTGCACTGCACATCGCCGCGCGCGATCGCGACGCCGCGCGCACCGATCTCGAGCGGCTGCTCGGCATCGCCCCGGGCGCGGCGCTCGAGGTGGGAGGCGTCGCGCTCGAGCTCGTCGCGGTCGGGAGCGAAGCGGCCGAGGGGCTGGTCGGCATGGCGCTGTGCGCGGCAGATGCGCCGGCGCTTCGCGCGCGGCTCGCGGCGGCGGGCGTCGCGCTCGTCGAGAGCGGCGTGCCCGGTGCCGACGGCGCGCGCCTCGATCCGCGCTCGACGCGCGGGCTCGCGATCTGGCTGCGCGAGGGCAGGCCCGCGTCGCCGCGCGCGCCGGCGGCGACCTCTTCGCGCGCGCGCCCGCGGCGCCTCGACCACGTCGTCGTCGCGACCGACGACCACGCGGCCGCGCTCGCGCTCTACCGCGACGCGCTCGGCCTGCGGCTCGCGCTCGACCGCCGCTTTCCCGAGCGCGGCCTGCGCATCCTGTTCCTGCAGGCGGGCGAGGGCGACCGGCGCGTGACGCTCGAGGTCGCCGGCCCGATCGACGCGCGCGGCGGCGGCGCGGGCACCGACCGCTTCGGAGGCCTCGCGTGGCGGGCCGACGACGTCGAGGCCTGGCGCGAGCGCCTCGCGAGCGAGGGATTCCCGGTGTCGGCGCTGCGGCGCGGCTTCAAGCCCGGGACGCGCGTCGCGACCGTGACGGCGCGGACGGCCGGCGTCCCGACGCTGCTGATCGGCGACGCACCGCGAGGCGACGCCCCGGACGGCGACGCGCCGCGAGGCGACGCGGCCGGCGCGCGCTGA
- a CDS encoding MBOAT family O-acyltransferase yields MIFSNLEFFVFFAVFAPLYVATQGRLRAQNALTLAASYVFYGYWDVRFLSLVVVSTVIDFVTGLAIAERPFGARDFALPALVLFGLALGLVASGVPDATLVLGLSALFFAALVALDVATRRAAPALRRRTFFWASVTTNLGILATFKYFNFFAESFVDLAGALGFAPDRVTIDVILPVGISFYTFQSMSYTIDVWRGQLAPTRDFVRFATYVSFFPQLVAGPIERASHLLPQFGRARVLSWAQAREGAMLFLWGFYKKVVIADNLGPIADRVFAAPAGASPGETLAGVLAFTFQIYGDFSGYSDMARGLARMLGFDLMVNFDMPYFARTPSEFWRRWHISLSSWLRDYLYIPLGGNRGGEARRDRNLMATMLLGGLWHGAAWTFVAWGAFHGAIQVVYRRAGVDAWLERTSPRTPTGALAHAAAALGMFGLAVVGWVLFRARSFGDAAWVLGHMAFVPSTPELATVAFYAGPLVAMELAARLSGRLTLWDRTPFLVRLHVVLFALSASAFLAAARGQAFIYFDF; encoded by the coding sequence GTGATCTTCTCGAACCTCGAGTTCTTCGTCTTCTTCGCGGTGTTCGCGCCGCTCTACGTCGCGACGCAGGGGCGGCTGCGCGCGCAGAACGCGCTCACGCTCGCGGCGAGCTACGTCTTCTACGGCTACTGGGACGTGCGCTTCCTGTCGCTCGTCGTCGTGTCGACGGTGATCGACTTCGTCACCGGGCTCGCGATCGCCGAGCGCCCCTTCGGCGCGCGGGACTTCGCGCTCCCGGCCCTCGTGCTGTTCGGCCTCGCGCTCGGGCTCGTCGCGTCCGGCGTGCCCGACGCGACGCTCGTCCTCGGCCTCTCCGCGCTCTTCTTCGCGGCGCTCGTCGCGCTCGACGTCGCGACGCGGCGCGCCGCGCCCGCGCTGCGGCGACGCACCTTCTTCTGGGCCTCGGTGACGACGAACCTCGGCATCCTCGCCACGTTCAAGTACTTCAACTTCTTCGCGGAGAGCTTCGTCGACCTCGCGGGCGCGCTCGGCTTCGCGCCCGACCGGGTGACGATCGACGTGATCCTCCCCGTCGGCATCTCGTTCTACACGTTCCAGAGCATGAGCTACACGATCGACGTGTGGCGCGGACAGCTCGCGCCGACGCGCGACTTCGTGCGCTTCGCGACGTACGTGAGCTTCTTCCCGCAGCTCGTGGCCGGCCCGATCGAGCGCGCCTCGCACCTGCTGCCGCAGTTCGGTCGCGCGCGCGTGCTCTCGTGGGCACAGGCGCGCGAGGGCGCGATGCTCTTCCTCTGGGGCTTCTACAAGAAGGTCGTGATCGCGGACAACCTCGGGCCGATCGCCGATCGCGTGTTCGCCGCTCCGGCGGGCGCGTCGCCGGGCGAGACGCTCGCGGGCGTGCTCGCGTTCACGTTCCAGATCTACGGCGACTTCTCGGGCTACTCGGACATGGCCCGCGGCCTCGCGCGCATGCTCGGCTTCGACCTGATGGTGAACTTCGACATGCCGTACTTCGCGCGCACACCGTCGGAGTTCTGGCGGCGCTGGCACATCAGCCTCTCGTCGTGGCTGCGCGACTACCTCTACATCCCGCTCGGCGGCAACCGCGGCGGCGAGGCGCGCAGGGACCGCAACCTGATGGCGACGATGCTGCTCGGCGGCCTGTGGCACGGCGCGGCGTGGACGTTCGTCGCGTGGGGCGCCTTCCACGGCGCGATCCAGGTCGTCTACCGGCGCGCGGGCGTCGACGCGTGGCTCGAGCGCACGTCGCCGCGCACACCGACGGGGGCGCTCGCGCACGCGGCGGCCGCGCTCGGCATGTTCGGCCTCGCCGTCGTCGGCTGGGTGCTCTTCCGCGCCCGCAGCTTCGGCGACGCGGCCTGGGTGCTCGGGCACATGGCGTTCGTGCCGTCGACGCCCGAGCTCGCGACGGTCGCCTTCTACGCCGGGCCGCTCGTCGCGATGGAGCTCGCCGCGCGACTGTCGGGCCGGCTCACGTTGTGGGATCGCACGCCCTTCCTCGTGCGGCTGCACGTCGTCCTCTTCGCGCTGTCCGCGTCGGCCTTCCTCGCCGCCGCGCGCGGGCAGGCGTTCATCTACTTCGACTTCTGA
- a CDS encoding PEP-CTERM sorting domain-containing protein, whose translation MTLRKQSALAVAAALATLGATTPAHAVFLGLEPGDVIDRIGFSIGAGASTGATFTDTAAATGDILTINALANDITTEGPPAEVLTEIDGGIVDITLSVVGESLAYFGGTFFQYSATFNGAGLNPVNIYAPTGGPAAEQDGRLLVSGDFSTAPNSTLQVFFDSSGAIAPTFTFTGTFDVTGGDATFLQAFGNVGNLADVLAASTSSIPNLATLLADGYLFSERDDGAGGNLLAACAATITCSGAIVGTQSWTATGTGEIRPQNPSPFVPEPGTFALVCVGLAGLGAAGRRRAR comes from the coding sequence ATGACCCTCCGGAAGCAGAGCGCGCTGGCCGTCGCGGCGGCGCTCGCGACGCTCGGCGCGACGACGCCCGCGCACGCGGTGTTCCTCGGGCTCGAGCCCGGCGACGTGATCGACCGGATCGGATTCTCGATCGGCGCGGGCGCGAGCACGGGCGCGACCTTCACCGACACGGCGGCCGCGACGGGCGACATCCTGACGATCAACGCCCTCGCGAACGACATCACCACCGAGGGCCCGCCGGCCGAGGTGCTGACCGAGATCGACGGCGGCATCGTCGACATCACGCTGAGCGTGGTGGGCGAGTCGCTCGCCTACTTCGGCGGGACGTTCTTCCAGTACTCGGCGACGTTCAACGGCGCCGGCCTGAACCCGGTCAACATCTACGCCCCGACGGGCGGGCCGGCGGCCGAGCAGGACGGCCGGCTCCTCGTGTCGGGCGACTTCTCGACGGCGCCGAACTCGACGCTCCAGGTCTTCTTCGACTCGAGCGGTGCGATCGCGCCGACCTTCACGTTCACGGGCACGTTCGACGTGACGGGCGGCGACGCGACCTTCCTGCAGGCCTTCGGCAACGTCGGCAACCTGGCCGACGTGCTCGCGGCGAGCACCTCGTCGATCCCGAACCTCGCGACGCTGCTCGCGGACGGATACCTCTTCTCCGAGCGCGACGACGGCGCGGGCGGCAACCTGCTCGCGGCGTGCGCGGCGACGATCACGTGCTCGGGCGCGATCGTGGGAACCCAGAGCTGGACGGCGACCGGCACGGGCGAGATCCGGCCGCAGAACCCGTCCCCGTTCGTTCCGGAGCCGGGTACGTTCGCGCTCGTGTGCGTGGGCCTCGCCGGGCTCGGCGCGGCCGGTCGGCGGCGCGCGCGCTGA
- the nadA gene encoding quinolinate synthase NadA produces the protein MTDIPADVLREIPEDIEDAIREIKRERNAIVLAHYYQEDEIQDLADVVGDSLQLARAAQQVDRDVIAFCGVHFMAETAAILNPGRTVVVPDLEAGCSLADGCPADEFRAFKAQHPGAKVLSYINCTAEVKALSDLICTSSNAAKMVRHFDGQPLIFAPDRHLARFVAKEAGRDDLIVWDGACIVHEQFSAKRLAELKLAHPDAEVLAHPECEQAVLDQADYVASTTGIIQRAVETPDVVSIVATEDGVFHQIRQKAPGKVLIQAPGLDESCSCNQCPFMRLNTLEKLYLCLRDLAPVVSVPEPVRSQAAKPIELMLELSR, from the coding sequence ATGACCGACATCCCCGCCGACGTCCTGCGCGAGATCCCCGAGGACATCGAGGACGCGATCCGCGAGATCAAGCGCGAGCGCAACGCGATCGTCCTGGCGCACTACTACCAGGAGGACGAGATCCAGGATCTCGCCGACGTCGTCGGCGACTCGCTCCAGCTCGCGCGCGCCGCGCAGCAGGTCGACCGCGACGTGATCGCGTTCTGCGGCGTCCACTTCATGGCCGAGACGGCGGCGATCCTGAACCCCGGACGCACCGTCGTCGTGCCCGACCTCGAGGCGGGCTGCTCGCTCGCCGACGGCTGCCCGGCCGACGAGTTCCGCGCCTTCAAGGCCCAGCACCCCGGTGCGAAGGTGCTCTCGTACATCAACTGCACGGCCGAGGTGAAGGCGCTCTCCGACCTGATCTGCACGTCGTCGAACGCCGCGAAGATGGTGCGGCACTTCGACGGGCAGCCGCTCATCTTCGCGCCCGACCGCCACCTCGCGCGCTTCGTCGCCAAGGAAGCGGGCCGCGACGACCTCATCGTCTGGGACGGCGCGTGCATCGTGCACGAGCAGTTCAGCGCGAAGCGTCTCGCCGAGCTCAAGCTCGCGCACCCGGACGCGGAGGTGCTCGCGCACCCCGAGTGCGAGCAGGCGGTGCTCGACCAGGCCGACTACGTCGCGTCGACGACCGGCATCATCCAGCGCGCGGTCGAGACGCCGGACGTCGTCTCGATCGTCGCGACCGAGGACGGCGTCTTCCACCAGATCCGGCAGAAAGCGCCCGGCAAGGTGCTGATCCAGGCGCCCGGGCTCGACGAGAGCTGCAGCTGCAACCAGTGCCCGTTCATGCGGCTCAACACGCTCGAGAAGCTCTACCTGTGCCTGCGCGATCTCGCGCCGGTCGTGAGCGTGCCCGAGCCCGTGCGCTCGCAGGCCGCGAAGCCGATCGAGCTCATGCTCGAGCTCTCTCGTTAG
- a CDS encoding HD domain-containing phosphohydrolase — MEGEAPAPRLDARAVRTRVGRRVLAAFLAGSLLPVTLFAVYAYDRVREHLVEEEKAALADLSRSTGMAIVERLLLADARLSLELAQGGLAAGDVRAVGASGVRDVALRDAGALDVPLTARERARLRDGGSVLRRARSTARADGALELLRERPTGELAVASLEPRAIFAPERTRSGELYWVVDDTGALLFAAPDASALDAAGIAPDTGIDRGAVPVGDDALAARWPIFLDAAFGRGSWSVGQARPLTAAYSALEDFEALFPRVAAIAIAAAIGLTFWQVRRTLGPLAALSEAARAVSRGNYAARAGVTSDDEFGELARTFDEMAEQVARQIETLRRLNEIGTALSAKEDGEALVHAILVSAGELTGAQAATLFAPDFGDGDELRDLVAVRTWSAEAARHGADASATPPARLALEAVRRGIPKQEWIGADPAIADDPEWRAFARTGGFAIGATLALPLRTERGDLLGAIVLLREAVAGACDPFLTDEVDVAESLASQAAVALRHNRQLSTLRALFEGVIDLTVSAIDEKSRYTGDHCRRVPVLTEMIADAACAARSGPLKDFALSPEERYELHIAALLHDCGKVVTPVHVMDKATKLETIFDRVEIVRLRHEVLRRELAARGGDDAAAHLRQLDDDLAFVEHANVGGEFMTDDALARIRAIAARWRFERADGTSEPLIDARDAENLSIRRGTLNDDERKVINDHVVMTIRLLEELPFPRELRNVPAIAGAHHERIDGTGYPNRLARDEISMQGRMLGLADVFEALTAKDRPYKPGKTLSETLRILRAMVEEGHIDADLFEVFLADDLHLRYAAAYLSPEQIDPEFQEAIERLTSPWDGAAPHAH, encoded by the coding sequence GTGGAAGGAGAAGCTCCGGCCCCGCGCCTCGACGCCCGCGCCGTCCGCACGCGCGTCGGCCGCCGCGTGCTCGCCGCGTTCCTCGCGGGCTCGCTGCTGCCGGTGACGCTCTTCGCCGTCTACGCCTACGACCGCGTGCGCGAGCACCTCGTCGAGGAGGAGAAGGCCGCGCTCGCGGACCTCTCGCGCTCGACCGGCATGGCGATCGTCGAGCGGCTGCTGCTCGCGGACGCGCGGCTCTCGCTCGAGCTCGCGCAGGGCGGGCTCGCCGCGGGCGACGTGCGCGCCGTCGGCGCCTCGGGCGTTCGCGACGTCGCGCTGCGCGACGCCGGCGCGCTCGACGTTCCGCTCACCGCGCGCGAGCGCGCGCGACTCCGCGACGGCGGCAGCGTCCTCCGCCGCGCGCGCTCGACCGCGCGCGCGGACGGCGCACTCGAGCTGCTCCGCGAACGCCCGACCGGCGAGCTCGCCGTCGCGTCGCTCGAGCCGCGCGCGATCTTCGCTCCCGAGCGCACGCGGAGCGGCGAGCTCTACTGGGTCGTCGACGACACCGGCGCCCTGCTCTTCGCCGCGCCCGACGCGAGCGCGCTCGACGCGGCGGGCATCGCGCCCGACACCGGCATCGACCGCGGAGCCGTGCCCGTCGGCGACGACGCGCTGGCGGCGCGCTGGCCGATCTTCCTCGATGCGGCGTTCGGACGCGGGAGCTGGTCGGTCGGACAGGCGCGCCCGCTCACCGCCGCCTACTCCGCGCTCGAGGACTTCGAAGCCCTCTTCCCGCGCGTCGCGGCGATCGCGATCGCCGCGGCCATCGGGCTCACGTTCTGGCAGGTGCGCCGCACGCTCGGCCCGCTCGCCGCGCTCTCGGAAGCCGCGCGCGCGGTGTCGCGCGGCAACTACGCGGCGCGCGCGGGCGTGACGAGCGACGACGAGTTCGGCGAGCTCGCGCGCACGTTCGACGAGATGGCGGAGCAGGTCGCGCGCCAGATCGAGACGCTGCGCCGGCTGAACGAGATCGGCACCGCGCTGTCGGCGAAGGAGGACGGCGAGGCGCTCGTGCACGCGATCCTGGTGAGCGCGGGCGAGCTCACCGGTGCGCAGGCGGCGACGCTCTTCGCGCCCGACTTCGGCGACGGCGACGAGCTGCGCGATCTCGTCGCCGTGCGCACGTGGAGCGCGGAGGCGGCTCGGCACGGCGCCGACGCGTCGGCGACGCCGCCCGCCCGGCTCGCGCTCGAGGCCGTGCGCCGCGGCATCCCGAAGCAGGAGTGGATCGGCGCCGACCCCGCGATCGCGGACGATCCCGAGTGGCGCGCCTTCGCGCGCACGGGCGGCTTCGCGATCGGCGCGACGCTCGCCCTTCCCCTGCGCACGGAGCGCGGCGACCTGCTCGGCGCGATCGTGCTGCTCCGCGAGGCGGTCGCGGGCGCCTGCGACCCGTTCCTGACGGACGAGGTCGACGTCGCCGAGTCGCTCGCATCGCAGGCCGCGGTCGCGCTGCGCCACAACCGACAGCTGTCGACGCTGCGCGCGCTGTTCGAGGGCGTCATCGATCTCACGGTGAGCGCGATCGACGAGAAGTCCCGCTACACGGGGGACCACTGCCGGCGCGTGCCCGTCCTCACCGAGATGATCGCCGACGCCGCGTGCGCGGCGCGGAGCGGCCCGCTCAAGGACTTCGCGCTCTCGCCGGAGGAGCGCTACGAGCTCCACATCGCGGCGCTGCTGCACGACTGCGGCAAGGTGGTGACGCCCGTCCACGTGATGGACAAGGCGACGAAGCTCGAGACGATCTTCGACCGCGTCGAGATCGTGCGCCTGCGCCACGAGGTGCTGCGCCGCGAGCTCGCCGCGCGCGGGGGCGACGACGCCGCCGCGCACCTGCGGCAGCTCGACGACGACCTCGCCTTCGTCGAGCACGCGAACGTCGGCGGCGAGTTCATGACCGACGACGCGCTCGCGCGCATTCGCGCGATCGCGGCGCGCTGGCGGTTCGAGCGCGCCGACGGGACGAGCGAGCCGCTGATCGACGCGCGCGACGCCGAGAACCTGTCGATCCGGCGCGGCACGCTGAACGACGACGAGCGCAAGGTCATCAACGACCACGTCGTGATGACGATCCGCCTGCTCGAGGAGCTGCCGTTCCCGCGCGAGCTGCGCAACGTCCCCGCGATCGCGGGCGCCCACCACGAGCGCATCGACGGGACGGGCTACCCGAACCGGCTCGCGCGCGACGAGATCTCGATGCAGGGGCGCATGCTCGGCCTGGCCGACGTGTTCGAGGCGCTCACCGCGAAGGATCGCCCCTACAAGCCCGGCAAGACGCTGTCCGAGACGCTGCGCATCCTGCGCGCGATGGTCGAGGAAGGGCACATCGACGCCGACCTCTTCGAGGTCTTCCTCGCCGACGACCTCCACCTCCGCTATGCGGCGGCCTACCTCTCGCCCGAGCAGATCGACCCGGAGTTCCAGGAGGCGATCGAGCGCCTCACGAGCCCGTGGGACGGCGCCGCCCCGCACGCGCACTGA